A portion of the Acidisarcina polymorpha genome contains these proteins:
- a CDS encoding AAA family ATPase has protein sequence MKPSMLYEALQALIGERVPLHLWGSCGVGKSQIVFQVANDTNREFRDIRAGQLDPVDLRGLPHIASQQTEWAPPKFLPISGEGILFLDELTSAPQMTQAACYQLVLDRRLGEYVLPDGWVVIAAGNPASERGVHFSMPRPLRNRFVHLHLEADLPEWCRWAVRAGVRSEIIAFLRFKPALLHDGDVTSDQNAWPTPRSWQMASNVLKGMSGKVGSAAVEIEAELLEGTIGPAATAEFVGFLRLFRELPSIDEILLNPDKAPLPSEPSAQIAIATALGRALSDHSVAKGLAYLDRMPAEMRVLAMRDAAARDRAITSTPEFIRFGIQHAEVIQ, from the coding sequence ATGAAACCCTCCATGCTCTACGAAGCGCTTCAGGCGCTGATCGGCGAACGTGTGCCCCTTCACCTCTGGGGATCGTGCGGCGTCGGCAAATCACAGATAGTTTTCCAGGTTGCGAATGACACCAACCGCGAGTTTCGGGACATACGTGCAGGGCAGCTCGACCCAGTCGATCTGCGCGGTCTGCCTCATATCGCCTCGCAGCAGACAGAATGGGCGCCCCCTAAGTTCCTTCCCATAAGTGGTGAAGGGATCCTCTTTCTGGATGAACTGACTTCGGCACCACAGATGACCCAGGCGGCCTGCTATCAGCTAGTGCTCGACAGACGTCTTGGCGAGTATGTGCTGCCTGACGGCTGGGTGGTCATTGCAGCTGGCAATCCTGCTTCTGAAAGAGGCGTGCACTTCTCCATGCCACGACCGCTCCGGAATCGTTTCGTCCATCTGCATCTGGAAGCCGATCTCCCGGAATGGTGCCGTTGGGCAGTGCGTGCGGGCGTACGTTCCGAGATCATTGCGTTCCTTCGCTTCAAGCCCGCATTACTCCACGATGGGGACGTTACCTCCGACCAGAATGCTTGGCCCACGCCGCGCTCATGGCAGATGGCCTCGAATGTTTTGAAGGGCATGTCCGGCAAGGTTGGCTCTGCCGCGGTCGAAATCGAAGCGGAACTGCTAGAGGGCACCATCGGACCTGCTGCAACGGCGGAGTTTGTCGGGTTCCTACGGCTATTCCGAGAGTTGCCTTCGATCGACGAGATCCTGCTCAACCCCGATAAAGCTCCGCTTCCCAGCGAGCCGTCAGCGCAGATTGCGATTGCAACAGCACTGGGACGAGCTTTATCCGATCATTCCGTCGCGAAAGGACTTGCCTACCTGGACCGCATGCCAGCAGAGATGCGTGTTCTCGCCATGCGCGACGCCGCAGCACGCGATCGTGCGATCACTAGCACGCCGGAGTTCATTCGCTTCGGCATTCAACATGCGGAGGTCATCCAATGA
- a CDS encoding DUF2201 family putative metallopeptidase produces the protein MRQLTAVESRIRKARTTLLLDHPFFGTLLFRLAGKETSSVETMATDGVSLFFNPAFVDTLAASELVGVLAHEVLHPALQHHTRRGNRSPNRWNEACDYAINPLVLDAGLSLPKGVLVDKRFRGMSAERIYNLLDAEQNDKAGDKQSSRGSDDPVAPITVGGIGQVLDAPEPKFAEDKDIAEQARDWQIAVEQAQTLSKIAGKVPAGVERSLFAAAEANIDWRELLRRSWSEALPADYSWMRPNRRHLWRGLYLPGITRDGVGEIVVAVDCSGSVNARQLSLFEAEIRSILEGQRPERVHVLYFDTQVHKTDVYSYGEPICLTPAGGGGTDFRPCFHWVEEHQVPAQMVVFLTDLHGTLPEEEPDYPVIWASTGSLRASFGQVVPMRAA, from the coding sequence ATGAGGCAATTGACTGCCGTGGAGAGCCGGATCCGGAAGGCGCGCACTACACTCCTCCTGGATCATCCTTTCTTTGGAACGCTCCTCTTCCGTCTTGCTGGCAAGGAGACCTCTTCCGTAGAAACAATGGCCACCGACGGAGTCTCTCTCTTCTTTAACCCTGCCTTCGTCGACACCCTGGCGGCATCCGAGTTGGTGGGCGTTCTCGCGCACGAGGTCTTGCATCCCGCCCTCCAGCACCATACTCGCCGGGGAAACCGAAGCCCGAACCGCTGGAACGAAGCGTGTGATTACGCGATCAATCCACTGGTTTTGGATGCGGGTCTGTCCCTGCCCAAGGGCGTCCTGGTGGACAAGCGCTTCCGCGGTATGAGCGCTGAGAGGATCTACAATTTGCTTGACGCAGAGCAGAATGACAAAGCTGGAGACAAGCAGAGTTCGAGAGGCTCCGACGATCCCGTGGCGCCAATTACCGTAGGCGGAATTGGCCAAGTTCTGGATGCCCCGGAACCGAAATTTGCAGAAGACAAGGACATAGCAGAACAGGCACGCGATTGGCAGATCGCAGTCGAACAGGCGCAGACGCTTTCGAAGATCGCCGGCAAGGTCCCGGCAGGAGTCGAGCGGAGTCTGTTTGCCGCCGCGGAGGCGAACATCGATTGGCGTGAGTTGTTGCGCCGGTCATGGTCGGAGGCACTCCCTGCCGACTACTCATGGATGAGGCCAAACCGCCGCCATCTCTGGCGTGGGCTCTACCTTCCCGGGATCACTCGGGATGGCGTCGGGGAAATAGTCGTTGCGGTAGACTGCTCGGGTTCGGTGAATGCAAGACAACTCTCTCTTTTTGAAGCGGAGATTCGATCTATTCTCGAGGGCCAGAGACCGGAGCGGGTCCATGTGCTTTACTTCGACACCCAGGTCCACAAAACCGACGTCTATTCCTACGGTGAGCCGATCTGCCTGACTCCGGCGGGCGGCGGCGGGACCGATTTCAGGCCCTGTTTTCATTGGGTAGAGGAACATCAAGTACCTGCTCAAATGGTGGTCTTCTTGACGGATCTCCATGGGACTCTTCCTGAGGAAGAGCCTGACTACCCTGTGATCTGGGCATCCACGGGATCGCTCCGCGCTTCTTTCGGACAGGTCGTACCGATGCGGGCTGCTTAG